GAATATTCATGTGATTAAAATGATTACAGTATAAGCCAAATAGCTGTCACTATTCTAAAGACTTAGAGAGCTAAAGAATTTCCATCTACGTTGGATATAAACATGGTTTCTAAAACATTTGCTTCTTTATCCTCAACCTTTTTCAGTAAATAACTACTTCTTTTTGTCTATTATTTGTGACATAATGAGCCCCAAAGCTCTCGACGGTTCTTCGAACAGGGCTACCCTGAAGTTCATCTGTGAAAAGATGTGTTTGATAAAGTAGTAAAGCCAGTTTGCTGTGTAGTAAATTCCTTTCTTGATACACTTTTTTCTAGAATTGATCCAGGCATCGGCTGATTTGTGGTCGCTTAAGAGTAGATCGCTAAGTTGGTAGATGAATATAAGCAGGTGTTCGCATAGCATATTTGGGTCCTTGAGGTAAGTCGGACAATTGCAAGCAAACAGTCTCTTGTCTAAGTCTATCACAGTCAGGTAAATGTCTTCGTCGTCTCCTTTCTAAGCCTAGAAGGAATCGTTATCTGGCCCTTAGAGGCCACCGTAACGGTTTCAACCAACTCCACCACTCACCTTACAAAATAAGAGATATCTTACATTAAATTTGTCGGAAAAAATTTTGAGCCCTACCTCCGGTTCAGCAAAGCATACCATAGGTGTACTAAGCTCTCGAAGTATGACAGGTTTCTGAAGAAGGCAGACGTAGATTTCGTCAGCGTTGTTACACCTAACTATCTTCACGCTAGACATACAATCGCTGCTTTAGAGGCTGGTAAACACGTTTTATGCGAGAAACCTATAGCTTTAACGGTTAAAGACTGCAACGACAAGGTTAGGAGACTTTTGATACTAGATATTAACTATAAATAGTAGTAATATTAACTTTATAGTAGTGGTTTTATGGCCTACGAGGTTAAAGTCACCAGGCAGGGTCAGACTACCATCCCGAAGGCTCTAAGGGAAAAGTATCGTAT
This portion of the Candidatus Bathyarchaeota archaeon genome encodes:
- a CDS encoding Gfo/Idh/MocA family oxidoreductase, translating into MSYIKFVGKNFEPYLRFSKAYHRCTKLSKYDRFLKKADVDFVSVVTPNYLHARHTIAALEAGKHVLCEKPIALTVKDCNDKVRRLLILDINYK